A region from the Caldicellulosiruptor naganoensis genome encodes:
- a CDS encoding glycoside hydrolase family 9 protein yields the protein MLKLKKAIKRITLCVAVVFLLQIFFLFSGYNNSDVKAATTFNYGEALQKAIMFYEFQMSGKLPSWIRNNWRGDSGLNDGKDVGLDLTGGWHDAGDHVKFNLPMSYSASMLSWAVYEYKAAFEKSGQLEHILNQIEWVNDYFVKCHPSKYVYYYQVGDPIEDHNFWGPAEVMQMKRPAYKCDLNNPASSVVAETAASLAAASIVIRERNSQKADTYLQHAIELFDFADRTRSDAGYTAATGFYTSGGFIDDLGWAAVWLYLATNDKSYLDKAEALMAEYAGGTNTWTQCWDDVRYGAILLLAKITNKDIYKGAVERNLDHWTYNITYTPKGLAWLTGWGSLRYATTAAFLAFVYADWSGCPENKRTAYLKFGESQINYALGSTGRSFLVGFGQNYPQHPHHRNAHSSWANSMRIPEYHRHILYGALVGGPGPDDSYNDDITDYVQNEVACDYNAGIVGALAKMYLMYGGDPIPNFKAIEKPTNDEIFVESKFGNSQGANYTEIISYIYNRTGWPPRVTDTLNFKYFIDLSELIKAGYGPDVVKVETYYSEGGKISGPYVWNASKNLYYILVDFTGTKIYPGGEVEHKKQAQFKISVPQGVPWDPTNDPSYAGLTKELSKNKFIAAYEGNVLVWGQEPEGSSSSTPTPTPAPTVTVAPTPTPTVTPTPTPTVTATPTPTPVSTPATSGQIKVLYANKETNSTTNTIRPWLKVVNTGSSSIDLSRVTIRYWYTVDGDKAQSAVSDWAQIGASNVTFKFVKLSSSVSGADYYLEIGFKSGAGQLQPGKDTGEIQIRFNKSDWSNYNQGNDWSWIQSMTSYGENMKVTAYIDGVLVWGQEPSGATPAPTVTVAPTPTPTVTPTPTPTVTATPTPTPVSTPATSGQIKVLYANKETNSTTNTIRPWLKVVNTGSSSIDLSRVTIRYWYTVDGDKAQSAVSDWAQIGASNVTFKFVKLSSSVSGADYYLEIGFKSGAGQLQPGKDTGEIQIRFNKSDWSNYNQGNDWSWIQSMTSYGENMKVTAYIDGVLVWGQEPTGATAAPIATPTPTPAPTATPTPTSTPTPTPTVTTVPTPTPTPTPSSGIVRIDTSTLIGTNHAHCWYRDKLETALRGIRSWGMNSVRVVLSNGYRWTKIPASEVANIISLSRSLGFRAIVLEVHDTTGYGEDGAACSLAQAVEYWKEIKSVLDGNEDFVIINIGNEPYGNNNYQNWVNDTKNAIKALRDAGFKHMIMVDAPNWGQDWSNTMRDNAQSIMEADPLRNLVFSIHMYGVYNTASKVEEYIKSFVEKGLPLVIGEFGHQHTDGDPDEEAIVRYAKQYKIGLFSWSWCGNSSYVGYLDMVNNWDPNNPTPWGQWYKTNAIGTK from the coding sequence ATGCTTAAACTAAAAAAAGCAATAAAAAGGATAACATTGTGTGTTGCTGTGGTATTTCTATTGCAGATTTTCTTTCTATTTTCAGGATACAATAACAGCGATGTAAAAGCAGCAACAACCTTTAACTATGGTGAAGCTCTTCAAAAAGCGATTATGTTTTATGAATTCCAGATGTCAGGTAAACTGCCATCATGGATCCGTAACAACTGGCGAGGAGATTCTGGTCTAAATGATGGTAAAGATGTAGGTTTAGATCTTACTGGTGGCTGGCATGATGCAGGCGATCATGTAAAGTTTAATCTACCAATGTCATACAGTGCTTCAATGCTTTCGTGGGCAGTTTATGAGTATAAAGCAGCATTTGAGAAAAGTGGCCAGCTTGAACATATACTTAACCAGATAGAATGGGTAAACGACTACTTTGTAAAATGCCATCCATCAAAGTATGTATACTACTATCAAGTTGGTGATCCAATTGAAGATCATAACTTCTGGGGACCAGCTGAAGTTATGCAAATGAAACGACCAGCATACAAGTGTGATTTAAATAATCCAGCAAGTTCAGTTGTTGCAGAAACAGCAGCATCCTTAGCTGCAGCTTCAATCGTTATACGTGAAAGAAACAGTCAAAAGGCAGACACATATTTGCAGCATGCGATAGAACTCTTTGATTTTGCTGATAGAACTCGTAGCGATGCAGGGTATACGGCAGCAACCGGCTTTTACACATCAGGTGGCTTTATTGATGATCTTGGCTGGGCGGCAGTGTGGTTATATCTTGCGACAAATGACAAATCATATTTGGATAAAGCTGAGGCACTTATGGCAGAATATGCTGGTGGTACAAATACATGGACACAGTGCTGGGACGATGTAAGATACGGAGCAATTTTGCTTTTGGCAAAGATTACTAATAAAGACATATATAAAGGTGCTGTTGAAAGAAATCTTGATCATTGGACATATAACATAACATATACACCTAAGGGTCTTGCATGGCTAACAGGGTGGGGCTCACTTAGGTATGCTACAACTGCAGCTTTCTTAGCGTTTGTTTATGCAGATTGGTCGGGATGTCCAGAAAACAAGCGAACAGCTTATCTAAAATTTGGTGAGAGTCAGATTAACTATGCATTAGGTTCAACAGGAAGAAGCTTTTTGGTAGGATTTGGACAAAATTATCCTCAACATCCACATCACAGAAATGCACATAGTTCATGGGCGAACAGTATGCGAATACCCGAATATCATCGACACATACTTTATGGTGCATTAGTAGGCGGACCAGGCCCTGATGATAGTTACAATGATGATATTACTGACTATGTACAAAACGAGGTGGCTTGTGACTACAATGCAGGTATTGTGGGTGCTTTAGCAAAAATGTACCTTATGTATGGGGGAGACCCAATACCTAATTTCAAGGCTATCGAAAAGCCAACTAATGATGAAATTTTTGTTGAATCCAAGTTTGGTAATTCACAGGGTGCAAACTATACTGAAATAATTTCATACATTTATAACAGAACAGGATGGCCACCTCGAGTCACAGATACTCTAAACTTTAAGTATTTTATTGACCTAAGTGAGTTAATCAAGGCTGGGTATGGTCCTGATGTTGTTAAAGTAGAGACATATTATTCAGAAGGTGGAAAAATATCTGGACCATACGTATGGAATGCGTCAAAGAACCTTTACTATATATTAGTTGATTTTACAGGAACAAAAATATATCCAGGTGGGGAAGTAGAACACAAAAAACAAGCTCAATTTAAGATCTCTGTACCACAAGGCGTTCCATGGGATCCAACTAATGACCCATCGTATGCAGGATTAACAAAAGAACTTAGTAAAAATAAATTCATAGCAGCTTATGAAGGTAACGTGCTGGTATGGGGGCAAGAACCAGAGGGATCCTCAAGTTCAACGCCAACACCAACACCTGCACCGACAGTGACGGTTGCACCGACACCAACACCGACAGTGACACCAACACCGACACCGACAGTAACAGCAACCCCGACACCGACACCTGTTAGCACACCTGCGACAAGCGGGCAGATAAAGGTACTGTATGCTAACAAGGAGACAAACAGCACGACAAACACGATAAGGCCATGGTTGAAGGTAGTGAACACGGGAAGCAGTAGCATAGATTTGAGCAGGGTAACGATAAGGTACTGGTACACGGTAGATGGAGACAAGGCACAGAGTGCGGTATCAGATTGGGCACAGATAGGAGCAAGCAATGTAACATTCAAGTTTGTGAAGCTGAGCAGTAGCGTAAGTGGAGCGGACTATTACTTGGAGATAGGATTTAAGAGTGGAGCGGGGCAGTTGCAGCCTGGGAAGGACACAGGGGAGATACAGATAAGGTTTAACAAGAGTGACTGGAGCAATTACAATCAGGGGAATGACTGGTCATGGATACAGAGCATGACGAGTTATGGAGAGAATATGAAGGTAACGGCGTATATAGATGGGGTGCTGGTATGGGGTCAGGAGCCGAGTGGAGCGACACCTGCACCGACAGTGACGGTTGCACCGACACCAACACCGACAGTGACACCAACACCGACACCGACAGTAACAGCAACCCCGACACCGACACCTGTTAGCACACCTGCGACAAGCGGGCAGATAAAGGTACTGTATGCTAACAAGGAGACAAACAGCACGACAAACACGATAAGGCCATGGTTGAAGGTAGTGAACACGGGAAGCAGTAGCATAGATTTGAGCAGGGTAACGATAAGGTACTGGTACACGGTAGATGGAGACAAGGCACAGAGTGCGGTATCAGATTGGGCACAGATAGGAGCAAGCAATGTAACATTCAAGTTTGTGAAGCTGAGCAGTAGCGTAAGTGGAGCGGACTATTACTTGGAGATAGGATTTAAGAGTGGAGCGGGGCAGTTGCAGCCTGGTAAAGACACGGGAGAGATACAGATAAGGTTTAACAAGAGTGACTGGAGCAATTACAATCAGGGGAATGACTGGTCATGGATACAGAGCATGACGAGTTATGGAGAGAATATGAAGGTAACGGCGTATATAGATGGGGTGCTGGTATGGGGTCAGGAGCCGACGGGAGCGACTGCAGCACCAATAGCGACACCAACACCTACTCCAGCACCTACAGCAACCCCAACTCCAACATCGACACCGACGCCAACACCAACAGTGACAACAGTACCAACACCAACGCCAACACCAACTCCGAGCAGTGGGATAGTGAGAATAGATACTAGCACATTAATAGGAACCAATCACGCACATTGCTGGTACAGAGATAAACTGGAGACGGCATTGCGAGGAATAAGGTCATGGGGTATGAACTCTGTGAGGGTAGTGCTAAGTAATGGTTACCGATGGACGAAGATACCAGCAAGTGAAGTAGCAAATATTATATCATTATCAAGAAGTCTTGGGTTCAGAGCTATAGTATTAGAAGTTCACGACACGACAGGATATGGTGAGGACGGGGCAGCATGTTCATTGGCGCAAGCAGTGGAATATTGGAAGGAGATAAAGAGTGTATTAGACGGTAACGAAGATTTTGTAATTATAAACATTGGTAATGAGCCGTATGGGAACAATAACTATCAAAACTGGGTTAATGACACGAAGAATGCTATAAAAGCGCTGAGGGATGCGGGATTCAAGCACATGATAATGGTGGATGCGCCGAACTGGGGTCAGGATTGGTCTAATACTATGAGAGACAATGCTCAGAGCATAATGGAAGCAGATCCGCTGCGCAATTTGGTATTTTCGATTCATATGTACGGTGTATACAATACAGCAAGCAAGGTAGAAGAATATATCAAGTCATTTGTGGAGAAAGGGCTGCCATTAGTTATTGGGGAGTTTGGGCATCAGCATACAGATGGTGATCCTGACGAGGAAGCTATTGTCAGGTATGCAAAACAATACAAGATAGGACTTTTTAGCTGGTCTTGGTGTGGCAATTCAAGCTATGTAGGGTACTTGGACATGGTAAACAATTGGGACCCCAATAATCCAACTCCATGGGGACAATGGTATAAAACTAATGCGATTGGTACTAAATAA
- a CDS encoding glycosyltransferase family 39 protein, translating into MKNKNVLLLLSILIATGYFILQVISIGSREIPTTYWASKEEGSTIEVRISPKMFIKDFFIYFGYGDGKVDIQFLNDNSVIFQQSVQSAFFQGKVISVNNVVDKVLIVTHGNGLEIREIAAKKDDKQFIDFSNAAIGILKGFNYSGNPYNLVDEQTKMKSIVSYRYSSYFDEIYHARTAYELLKGLPPYDLVHPPLGKWLISVGMAIWGVNPFGWRIVNLIFGSIALVLILILFTKLHKPSFWCGIAVIILMASDFLHNSLSRTANLDTFSLFFILLCSIFGMSYISSILKRKEKLSKTNLAYFLSFSTGGLAFACKWNALYSIIPILTISFAYRVYNLIKSNDKNWVIKAIKNGLLSIIAFLIPYYLTYLPITIKYPYHNLPGAVISDFVMLQNHIWKYHSTLVATHPFSSEWYQWLLATKPLWAYYDNSLPSNLRSTIAYLGNPVMWGLGLLALAYLLIVALKNPKNNLSSFIVIASYMSSIVPWMFIGRIKFIYHYYLALPWLYIAIAMAIDNLSLKQGLKEKVAMTVSSLALIMLIIYYPAVSGLTVSAKYINMLKIMKSWIF; encoded by the coding sequence ATGAAAAACAAAAATGTATTATTATTACTCTCAATTCTGATTGCCACCGGATACTTTATTCTCCAGGTTATTTCTATTGGCTCAAGAGAAATACCAACGACATATTGGGCATCCAAAGAAGAGGGCAGTACAATTGAAGTGAGAATTTCACCCAAGATGTTTATAAAGGACTTCTTTATCTATTTTGGTTACGGAGATGGGAAAGTTGATATACAATTTTTGAACGATAACTCTGTAATATTCCAACAATCTGTCCAATCAGCCTTTTTTCAAGGTAAGGTAATATCAGTTAATAACGTCGTTGACAAAGTGCTTATCGTGACACATGGAAATGGTCTTGAGATTAGAGAAATTGCAGCAAAAAAAGATGACAAACAGTTTATAGATTTTTCAAACGCAGCAATTGGTATTTTAAAAGGCTTCAACTATTCAGGAAATCCTTATAATTTAGTTGATGAGCAAACCAAAATGAAAAGTATAGTAAGTTACCGTTACAGTTCTTATTTTGATGAGATATATCATGCAAGAACAGCCTACGAACTGTTAAAAGGGCTGCCACCTTATGACTTAGTTCATCCACCCTTAGGTAAATGGTTAATATCAGTTGGAATGGCAATATGGGGAGTGAACCCATTTGGATGGAGAATTGTTAATTTAATTTTTGGTTCAATTGCATTGGTTCTTATACTAATTTTATTCACTAAGCTACACAAACCCTCATTTTGGTGCGGAATAGCAGTTATAATATTGATGGCGAGTGACTTTTTGCATAATAGCTTGTCGAGAACAGCGAACCTCGATACATTCAGTTTATTTTTTATTCTTTTATGTTCAATTTTTGGAATGTCGTACATAAGTAGTATACTAAAAAGGAAAGAAAAATTATCCAAAACGAATTTAGCGTACTTTTTGTCATTTTCAACTGGAGGATTAGCATTTGCATGTAAATGGAATGCTTTGTATTCAATTATACCTATTTTGACAATTTCATTCGCATATAGAGTGTATAATCTTATAAAAAGTAATGACAAAAATTGGGTTATAAAGGCGATCAAGAATGGATTATTATCCATCATAGCTTTTTTAATACCTTATTATCTTACATACCTGCCAATAACAATAAAATACCCATATCATAATTTACCAGGGGCAGTCATAAGTGATTTTGTAATGTTGCAAAACCATATTTGGAAATACCATTCGACGTTAGTGGCAACGCATCCATTTTCTTCTGAGTGGTATCAATGGTTATTGGCAACGAAACCACTATGGGCTTATTATGACAATTCGTTGCCAAGTAATTTACGTTCGACTATTGCATATTTAGGGAATCCAGTTATGTGGGGTCTGGGGTTGTTAGCGCTGGCATATTTATTGATAGTGGCTCTGAAAAATCCCAAAAACAATTTGAGTTCTTTTATAGTAATTGCAAGCTATATGTCTTCAATTGTTCCATGGATGTTCATAGGTAGAATCAAGTTCATATATCATTATTACCTTGCATTACCTTGGCTTTACATAGCGATAGCTATGGCAATTGATAATCTAAGTCTAAAGCAAGGATTAAAAGAAAAAGTCGCAATGACAGTAAGTAGTTTAGCTCTGATTATGCTTATCATATACTATCCTGCTGTGAGCGGTTTGACTGTGTCAGCAAAATACATTAATATGCTAAAGATAATGAAGAGTTGGATATTCTAA